One stretch of Aquimarina sp. Aq107 DNA includes these proteins:
- a CDS encoding DUF1572 family protein, which translates to MNDSIIEILKTIFERDLTKLRVEIESYSKEETMWIETEKISNSAGNLSLHLVGNLNTYLGAEYGKTGYVRQRDKEFSLKNVSRVELISMVNETMKVVNDSLDMITKEDLQKEYPRILMDNNPSTQRFLVHLTTHLTYHLGQINYHRRILDV; encoded by the coding sequence ATGAATGATTCCATTATAGAAATATTGAAAACAATATTTGAAAGAGATTTAACCAAATTAAGAGTAGAAATAGAGTCCTATTCTAAAGAAGAAACTATGTGGATTGAGACGGAAAAAATTAGTAATTCTGCAGGAAATCTTAGCTTACATCTAGTAGGTAATTTAAATACATATTTAGGAGCTGAATATGGTAAAACTGGATATGTTAGGCAAAGAGATAAAGAATTCTCTCTGAAAAACGTTTCCAGAGTCGAGCTGATTTCTATGGTTAATGAAACTATGAAGGTGGTAAACGATTCATTAGATATGATTACTAAAGAAGATTTACAAAAGGAATATCCTAGAATACTGATGGACAATAATCCCAGTACCCAAAGATTTCTAGTGCACTTAACAACTCATTTAACGTATCATCTAGGTCAAATAAATTATCATAGACGAATATTAGACGTGTAG